In the Pseudanabaena sp. PCC 7367 genome, one interval contains:
- the lspA gene encoding signal peptidase II, translating to MGKNMIFWVAALICLGLDQATKHVVMTQMQLYDVIELIPGFFQFNYVTNKGAAFSMFSESGEWLKWVSLVVSLGIASIGCFGGRLNRWEQLGYGCILGGAIGNGIDRFAYGHVIDFLDFELINFPVFNIADVSINIGLFFMFLALLRSGTNGNSDKNGKGRSLDHGNISTDEPQDQ from the coding sequence ATGGGTAAAAATATGATCTTTTGGGTAGCAGCCCTGATTTGTTTGGGTCTAGACCAGGCCACTAAACATGTGGTGATGACCCAAATGCAGTTATACGACGTAATCGAGCTAATCCCAGGTTTTTTTCAGTTCAACTATGTCACCAATAAGGGTGCTGCATTTAGTATGTTCAGTGAATCCGGTGAGTGGTTGAAGTGGGTATCTTTGGTCGTGAGTTTGGGGATTGCGTCGATCGGCTGTTTTGGCGGCAGGCTTAATCGGTGGGAGCAGTTGGGCTATGGCTGCATTCTGGGCGGTGCGATCGGTAATGGCATCGATCGTTTTGCCTATGGCCATGTGATTGATTTTCTAGATTTTGAGCTAATTAATTTTCCCGTATTTAATATCGCTGATGTGTCGATCAACATTGGCTTATTTTTTATGTTTTTGGCTCTGCTGCGCAGTGGCACCAATGGCAACAGTGATAAGAATGGCAAGGGGCGATCGCTAGATCATGGCAATATCTCTACCGATGAGCCCCAGGATCAGTAA